TAAATATAGGTTTGGGCATTGGAACATCAGCAATTATTGGGAAATTACAAGGAAGTAAAGCACTCGAAAAGTCGCAGCTGTATGCATCCGGTTCACTCATGCTTTCGGTACTATTGGTGGGCACGCTTGCTATAATTGGTTTCGTTTCAATCGAGCCTGTATTTAAGCTTCTCAACGCCTCTGAACGATTGATGCCTTATATCTCTGACTATATGGGGCTGTGGTATTTGTCGAGTATATTCCTTGCAATGCCAATGGTAGGTAATAGCGTACTTAGAGCGTGCGGTGACACACGCACGCCAAGTATAGTGATGGCTGCAGGTGGTGGACTAAACGCATTACTCGACCCCATCTTTATTTTTGGTTTAGGTCCTATTCCCGCAATGGGAATAAAAGGCGCAGCATTAGCTACCTTTATTGCTTGGGTGGTAGGAGCGATGTGGATCCTCTATATTCTTGCGATACGCAGAAAGCTTATGTTGCCACGACTGCTCACCATTGGTGAATTGAGGGAAAGTAGTAGAGAAATTTTAAAAATTGGTCTTCCTGCAGCAGGCGCTAACATGCTCACGCCAGTGGCTGGTGGTGTAATGACAGCTGTAGTTGCCAGCTACGGCGCAGAAGCTGTCGCGGCTTGGGGCGTGGGCAATCGAATGGAATCTATTGCCAGTATTGTTGTGTTGGCCTTGTCCATGACATTGCCTCCTTTTATCAGTCAGAATGTTGGCGCGATGCAAGTTGAACGCGTGAAAAAGGCGTACTCTTTAACCCTTAAGTTTGTGCTTGTTTGGCAGTTAATTATCTTTCTTGTTATGTGGTCCATGTCGAGCTGGATAGCCGTGGCATTTGCTAATGAAGCAGAAGTCAGTGTACTTATTCAGCTTTTCTTAATGATTGTACCCCTAGGTTATGGCATGCAAGGCATCATCATTCTAACGAATTCATCGTTAAACGCGATGCACCGTCCCATGACAGCGTTGGTACTTAGTGTCATCCGACTTTTTGTTTTTTTCGTACCCATCAGCATTGTGGGTAGCATGCTTTTCGGTTTAAAAGGCCTTTTTGCAGGTAATGTTATCGCTAATGTCGTTATGGCAAGTATTTCGTTTGTTGTATTTAAACGCGCGATTGCGCAGTTTGAGTCCGATAATGCGGTTTTAAATAAGGTTGTTTAGATGAGTAGAGGATTCGAACTACATTCGAAGTATAAACCTGCTGGTGATCAGCCCGCAGCTATAGAGGCCCTTGTAGATGGGTTAGATAGCGGTTTGGCCGGGCAGACGTTGCTGGGTGTTACGGGGTCAGGTAAAACTTTTACCATGGCCAACGTTATCAATGAAGTTCAGCGTCCGACCCTTATTTTGGCGCACAATAAAACGCTAGCAGCGCAGTTGTATGGTGAAATGAAAGAGTTCTTTCCCAACAATGCGGTCGAATATTTTGTGTCGTACTACGACTATTACCAGCCTGAAGCCTATGTTCCAAGCACTGATACGTTTATTGAAAAAGATGCATCGATAAACGATCACATCGAGCAAATGCGTCTTTCTGCGACAAAGGCACTAATGGAAAGGCGCGACGTTGTTATTGTCGCCAGTGTTTCAGCCATTTATGGCTTGGGCGACCCAGAATCGTACATGAAAATGCTTCTTCATCTTCGCCAAGGCGACACGATGGATCAGCGAGATATTCTTAGACGACTTGCTGAATTACAGTATAAGCGTAACGACTTGGCCTTTGAGCGAGGTACGTTCCGTGTGCGTGGCGATGTAATAGATATATTCCCTGCGGATTCTGAAAAGCAGGCGGTAAGGGTTGAATTGTTTGATGATGAAATCGATAAAATAAGCCTATTCGATCCGCTTACAGGGGCTGTAGATAAATCAGTTATTCGCGCAACAGTATTCCCTAAAACCCATTACGTGACACCACGTGAGAAAATCCTAAATGCTATTGAGCATATTAAAGATGAGCTTGGTGAGCGTAAAAAGCAGTTACAAGAAGCCAATAAGCTCATAGAAGAACAGCGTATTTCTCAACGCACGCAGTTTGATATCGAAATGATGATGGAGCTGGGATACTGTTCAGGAATCGAAAATTATTCACGCTATTTGTCAGGCCGTGCGCCTGGTGAACCACCACCAACGCTTCTTGATTACTTTCCTGCAGATGGCTTGATGTTCATTGATGAGTCTCATGTGACCGTATCGCAAATAGGCGCCATGTATCGCGGAGACCGGTCACGCAAAGAAACACTGGTGGAGTTTGGCTTCAGATTGCCTTCAGCGCTGGATAATCGACCGCTAAAATTTGAAGAGTTTGAGCAGATTTGTCCCCAAACCATTTATGTATCTGCAACCCCAGGTGACTATGAGCTGGAAAAGACCGATGGAGAAATTGTAGAACAAGTGGTACGTCCTACCGGACTACTTGATCCCATTATCGAAGTTAGACCTGTCGCTACACAGGTTGATGATGTGCTCTCAGAAATCCAAAAACGCGTTGAACTAGATGAAAGGGTACTGATTACTACGTTGACCAAACGTATGGCTGAAGATTTAAGTGAATACTTAAATGAGCACGGCGTCAAAGTGCGATACTTACATTCGGATATCGATACTGTTGAACGAATCGAAATCATTAGAGATTTGAGGCTTGGTAAATTTGATGTGTTAGTAGGCATTAACTTACTTCGAGAAGGTTTAGATATGCCAGAGGTGTCCCTCGTGGCAATTTTAGATGCTGACAAAGAAGGTTTTTTGCGTGCTGAGCGCTCACTTATACAGACAATAGGCCGTGCTGCTCGACATGTGAACGGAAAGGCGATTTTGTATGCTGACTCTATTACAAAGTCGATGAAAAAAGCCATGGACGAAACTGACCGACGCAGAGAAAAACAAATTGCGCACAATAAGGCAAACAATATAACGCCGATGCGCCTTAACAAGCCCATCACTGATATTATGGACTTAGGCGATAGTGCACACCCGGCTTCTGGCAAGGTGAAATTGCGTAAAGTTGAAGAGAAGAAGAAACAGCAAAAAGCGGCAAGTGCCACGGAAATTATGGATCAGATAGCTGAGCTAGAAAAACAAATGTTCGAATATGCGAGGGAGCTTGAGTTCGAAAAAGCGGCGTCGTTAAGAGACGATATTGAAGCACTGCGTAAGCAAGTGGTGACGCTTTCATAGCGATGTTGTTTATTTGCTATTGCATTTAAAAATACGAAAGCCTCCGGTGACTCACAGGGGGCTTTCGTTTATT
The DNA window shown above is from Alteromonas sp. KC3 and carries:
- a CDS encoding MATE family efflux transporter, giving the protein MTIPMILGMVMMMSFGLIDTFFVSLLGTDPLAAISFTFPVTFTVISLNIGLGIGTSAIIGKLQGSKALEKSQLYASGSLMLSVLLVGTLAIIGFVSIEPVFKLLNASERLMPYISDYMGLWYLSSIFLAMPMVGNSVLRACGDTRTPSIVMAAGGGLNALLDPIFIFGLGPIPAMGIKGAALATFIAWVVGAMWILYILAIRRKLMLPRLLTIGELRESSREILKIGLPAAGANMLTPVAGGVMTAVVASYGAEAVAAWGVGNRMESIASIVVLALSMTLPPFISQNVGAMQVERVKKAYSLTLKFVLVWQLIIFLVMWSMSSWIAVAFANEAEVSVLIQLFLMIVPLGYGMQGIIILTNSSLNAMHRPMTALVLSVIRLFVFFVPISIVGSMLFGLKGLFAGNVIANVVMASISFVVFKRAIAQFESDNAVLNKVV
- the uvrB gene encoding excinuclease ABC subunit UvrB, encoding MSRGFELHSKYKPAGDQPAAIEALVDGLDSGLAGQTLLGVTGSGKTFTMANVINEVQRPTLILAHNKTLAAQLYGEMKEFFPNNAVEYFVSYYDYYQPEAYVPSTDTFIEKDASINDHIEQMRLSATKALMERRDVVIVASVSAIYGLGDPESYMKMLLHLRQGDTMDQRDILRRLAELQYKRNDLAFERGTFRVRGDVIDIFPADSEKQAVRVELFDDEIDKISLFDPLTGAVDKSVIRATVFPKTHYVTPREKILNAIEHIKDELGERKKQLQEANKLIEEQRISQRTQFDIEMMMELGYCSGIENYSRYLSGRAPGEPPPTLLDYFPADGLMFIDESHVTVSQIGAMYRGDRSRKETLVEFGFRLPSALDNRPLKFEEFEQICPQTIYVSATPGDYELEKTDGEIVEQVVRPTGLLDPIIEVRPVATQVDDVLSEIQKRVELDERVLITTLTKRMAEDLSEYLNEHGVKVRYLHSDIDTVERIEIIRDLRLGKFDVLVGINLLREGLDMPEVSLVAILDADKEGFLRAERSLIQTIGRAARHVNGKAILYADSITKSMKKAMDETDRRREKQIAHNKANNITPMRLNKPITDIMDLGDSAHPASGKVKLRKVEEKKKQQKAASATEIMDQIAELEKQMFEYARELEFEKAASLRDDIEALRKQVVTLS